Proteins co-encoded in one Psychromonas sp. L1A2 genomic window:
- the argC gene encoding N-acetyl-gamma-glutamyl-phosphate reductase, which yields MLKAIVVGASGYTGAELAQFLTRHPNIELAGLYVSEGSLDKGKSISELYGNLRGCVDLALQPLGVSGIKAACENIDIVILATAHEVSHDLAPLFLAENTVVFDLSGAFRVKSAGFYEKYYGFTHQHPDLLEKAVYGLAEWNAEQVKGTDLIAVPGCYTTASLTALKPLFDAGLIKAGIKPTINATSGVSGAGRKANVASSFCEVSLQPYGVFTHRHKPEIDQHLGTDVVFTPHLGSFKRGILASINVVLNEGTTAEQINQAYQTAYADKPIVRLMEGSFPALKNVVGTPFCDLGWAVDGQDLVVFSAIDNLLKGASSQAMQCINLRFGFDITTSIL from the coding sequence ATGTTAAAAGCAATTGTAGTGGGAGCTAGCGGTTATACAGGAGCGGAGTTAGCACAATTTTTAACGCGTCATCCGAATATCGAATTGGCTGGATTATATGTGTCAGAAGGTAGCTTAGATAAAGGAAAAAGTATATCTGAGTTATACGGTAACTTACGCGGTTGTGTTGACCTAGCATTACAACCTCTTGGTGTAAGTGGTATTAAAGCTGCTTGTGAAAATATTGATATTGTTATTCTTGCAACTGCGCATGAAGTAAGCCATGACTTAGCACCATTGTTTTTAGCTGAAAATACGGTCGTGTTTGATCTGTCTGGTGCATTCCGTGTTAAATCTGCTGGCTTTTATGAAAAATATTATGGCTTCACGCATCAACATCCAGATTTATTAGAAAAAGCAGTTTACGGTTTAGCGGAATGGAATGCTGAACAAGTAAAAGGAACTGATTTAATTGCAGTACCAGGCTGTTATACCACGGCTTCTTTAACTGCATTAAAACCATTGTTTGATGCTGGTTTAATTAAAGCAGGCATTAAGCCGACTATTAATGCAACAAGTGGTGTGAGTGGTGCAGGCCGTAAAGCCAATGTGGCAAGCAGCTTTTGTGAAGTGAGTTTACAACCTTATGGTGTCTTCACACATCGTCACAAACCAGAAATTGATCAGCATTTAGGGACTGACGTTGTATTTACACCGCACTTAGGCAGTTTCAAGCGTGGTATTTTAGCGAGTATCAATGTGGTATTGAATGAAGGCACAACTGCGGAGCAAATTAATCAAGCTTATCAAACTGCTTATGCGGATAAACCGATTGTTCGTTTAATGGAAGGATCGTTCCCTGCACTGAAAAATGTTGTTGGTACGCCATTCTGTGATTTAGGCTGGGCAGTTGATGGGCAGGATTTAGTCGTGTTTAGTGCTATCGATAACCTATTAAAAGGCGCGTCATCACAAGCAATGCAATGCATTAATTTACGTTTCGGTTTTGATATTACGACTTCTATTTTATAA
- the argB gene encoding acetylglutamate kinase, with product MTQVQQKPLLIKLGGAVLENNQALTNLFSALTEYLAIQQRPLLLVHGGGVIVEDVLKKMNIKSEKKNGLRITPFDQIPYVAGALAGTSNKLLMAKALQAGLSAVGLSLADGFSCSVKQMDPDLGAVGICSPNNPALINGLLAGGFLPVISSIAIGEDGNLYNVNADQAAIAICELVGAELVFLSDVDGVWDAQKQVIPELNTQLADTLIAENVIQDGMAVKVKAALQAADQLGYVMLASWKNPENLVSLLAGKAVGTKVIK from the coding sequence ATGACACAAGTACAACAAAAACCGCTGTTAATTAAATTAGGCGGAGCGGTTTTAGAGAATAATCAAGCACTGACTAATTTGTTTTCAGCATTAACTGAATATTTAGCAATACAACAACGTCCATTGTTATTAGTACATGGTGGTGGTGTGATTGTGGAAGATGTTCTGAAAAAGATGAACATTAAAAGTGAGAAGAAAAATGGTTTACGTATTACACCATTTGATCAAATCCCTTATGTTGCAGGTGCATTAGCAGGTACATCTAATAAACTGTTGATGGCTAAAGCATTACAAGCAGGTTTATCAGCGGTTGGTTTATCATTAGCAGATGGATTTAGTTGTTCAGTTAAGCAGATGGACCCAGATCTTGGTGCCGTAGGTATTTGTAGCCCAAATAATCCAGCCTTAATTAATGGTTTATTAGCGGGTGGGTTTTTACCTGTAATTTCTTCAATTGCGATTGGTGAAGATGGTAATCTATATAATGTTAATGCAGACCAAGCTGCCATTGCTATTTGTGAGCTGGTGGGCGCAGAGCTTGTATTCTTATCCGATGTGGATGGCGTATGGGATGCACAGAAACAAGTTATACCTGAGTTAAATACACAACTAGCTGATACACTTATTGCTGAAAATGTGATTCAAGATGGTATGGCTGTTAAAGTAAAAGCTGCATTACAAGCTGCTGATCAATTAGGCTATGTAATGTTAGCAAGTTGGAAGAATCCAGAGAATTTAGTGTCATTGCTTGCAGGTAAAGCAGTGGGGACCAAAGTAATTAAATGA
- a CDS encoding ornithine carbamoyltransferase, with protein MENLLTGMEMTQQQALDLIALGKDLKANPSKYAQALAGKSVVTLFEKQSLRTRVTFDIGVNKLGGHAVYLDQTNGAMGSREDVKDFAANISRWADCIVARVFDHKTLVEMQEYASVPVINSLCDLYHPCQGMADFLTIAQNYDDLTKVKLAYIGDGNNVTHSLFIAGAILGATVTAVCPLGHSPDAQIMKKAEEIAKETGATITVTNNIDDIKGYDVVYGDTWLSMGDDTPLEQIKAKFMPFQINQALLDNTGIKHILHCQPAHRGLDITSDVMDGPASLIFDQAENRMHIQNAIMLTLINK; from the coding sequence ATGGAAAATTTATTAACTGGCATGGAAATGACTCAACAACAGGCATTAGACCTGATTGCATTGGGTAAAGATTTAAAAGCAAATCCAAGTAAATATGCGCAGGCATTAGCCGGTAAAAGCGTTGTTACTTTATTTGAAAAGCAATCGCTACGTACACGAGTGACCTTTGATATTGGTGTTAATAAATTAGGCGGCCATGCTGTTTATTTAGATCAAACTAATGGCGCGATGGGTAGCCGTGAAGACGTTAAAGACTTCGCCGCTAATATTTCTCGTTGGGCAGATTGTATTGTTGCGCGTGTATTTGACCATAAAACATTGGTTGAAATGCAAGAATATGCAAGCGTACCAGTGATTAACTCTCTGTGTGACTTATACCATCCGTGTCAAGGTATGGCAGACTTCTTAACAATCGCACAAAATTACGATGATTTAACCAAAGTTAAACTCGCTTATATTGGCGATGGTAATAATGTAACGCATTCATTATTTATTGCTGGTGCTATTTTAGGTGCGACAGTCACGGCTGTTTGTCCTTTAGGCCATAGCCCAGATGCACAAATTATGAAAAAAGCAGAAGAAATCGCAAAAGAAACTGGCGCGACGATCACTGTGACAAATAATATCGACGATATTAAAGGTTATGATGTTGTTTATGGTGACACTTGGTTATCAATGGGCGACGATACACCACTAGAACAAATTAAAGCTAAATTTATGCCATTCCAAATTAACCAAGCATTGCTTGATAATACCGGTATTAAACATATTTTACATTGCCAACCTGCACATCGTGGTCTAGATATCACATCAGATGTAATGGATGGTCCAGCGTCATTGATTTTTGATCAAGCTGAAAATAGAATGCACATTCAAAACGCTATAATGCTTACCCTAATTAACAAATAA
- a CDS encoding argininosuccinate synthase: protein MSSVKKVVLAYSGGLDTSAIIPWLKETYNDCEIVAFCADVGQGAEELVGLHEKAIASGASECHIVDLKEEFVKDYIYPTIASGAVYEGTYLLGTSMARPIIAKAQVEVALKVGADAVCHGCTGKGNDQIRFESCFAALAPELKVIAPWREWEMTSREDLLDYLAERKIETTASATKIYSRDANAWHISHEGGELEDPYNEPSKGVWTLTVDPLDAPNEPEYVTLKVEKARVTAVDGVELSPYDALMLLNDKAAAHGVGRIDITENRTVGMKSRGCYETPGGTVMVTALRGIDELVHDKPSRRWRDQVGQEFAHLVYDGRWFTPLCGSLLAASESLAQDANGEVVVRLYKGQATAVKKRSPNSLYSEEFATFGDDNVYDQKHAEGFIRLYSLSSRIRKLNSNK from the coding sequence ATGAGTTCAGTTAAAAAAGTAGTTCTCGCTTATTCAGGCGGCTTAGATACATCAGCAATCATTCCATGGTTAAAAGAAACTTATAATGATTGTGAAATCGTAGCGTTTTGTGCCGATGTTGGCCAAGGTGCAGAAGAATTAGTCGGTTTGCACGAGAAAGCAATTGCTTCTGGTGCATCTGAATGTCACATCGTTGATTTAAAAGAAGAGTTTGTTAAAGACTACATCTACCCAACGATTGCATCTGGCGCAGTATATGAAGGTACTTATTTATTAGGTACTTCAATGGCGCGTCCAATCATTGCTAAAGCACAAGTTGAAGTGGCTTTAAAAGTAGGCGCTGACGCAGTTTGTCACGGTTGTACTGGTAAAGGTAATGACCAAATTCGTTTTGAAAGTTGTTTTGCTGCACTAGCACCAGAACTAAAAGTAATTGCGCCTTGGCGTGAGTGGGAAATGACGTCTCGTGAAGATTTATTAGACTACCTTGCTGAACGTAAAATCGAAACAACTGCTTCAGCAACTAAAATCTACAGCCGTGATGCAAATGCATGGCATATTTCGCACGAAGGTGGCGAATTAGAAGACCCATATAACGAGCCAAGTAAAGGTGTTTGGACATTAACGGTTGATCCGCTTGATGCACCAAATGAGCCTGAATATGTAACGTTAAAAGTTGAAAAAGCACGTGTAACCGCTGTTGATGGTGTTGAGCTTTCTCCTTACGATGCATTAATGTTACTAAATGATAAAGCAGCAGCACATGGTGTTGGCCGTATCGATATTACTGAAAACCGTACAGTTGGTATGAAGTCTCGTGGTTGTTATGAAACACCAGGAGGCACAGTGATGGTAACTGCACTTCGTGGTATCGATGAGCTAGTACATGACAAACCATCTCGTCGCTGGCGTGACCAAGTGGGCCAAGAATTTGCTCACTTAGTGTATGACGGTCGTTGGTTTACACCATTATGCGGTTCTTTATTAGCGGCTTCTGAATCATTAGCGCAAGATGCTAACGGTGAAGTGGTTGTTCGTTTATACAAAGGACAAGCAACAGCGGTTAAGAAACGTTCTCCAAATAGCCTTTACTCAGAAGAGTTTGCTACTTTTGGTGATGATAATGTTTACGACCAAAAACATGCTGAAGGTTTCATCCGTTTATATTCACTGTCTAGCCGTATTCGTAAGCTAAACAGTAACAAATAA
- the argH gene encoding argininosuccinate lyase, translating to MALWGGRFSQAADVKFKLFNDSLKFDYRLAEQDIIGSIAWSHALLSVNVLTTEEQKSIEASLNELLVSVQANPEQVLQSDAEDIHSWVEGQLINKVGDLGKKLHTGRSRNDQVATDLKLWCKKTTLSLITNLEQLEAKLIELARIHQGVILPGYTHLQRAQPVTFSHWCLAYLEMLERDHSRLEGCLDRMDTCPLGSGALAGTGYAMDRTVLAHSLGFKRATRNSLDSVSDRDHVVELMSCATLSMVHLSRMAEDLIFYNSGEAAFIEMSDLVTSGSSLMPQKKNPDAMELIRGKSGRVFGSLAGMLMTLKALPLAYNKDMQEDKEGLFDALDTWGDCLEMASMALTDLKVNEERTKEAAQGGYSNATELADYLVAKGIPFREAHHIVGVAVVAAIEKGVPLEDLSVEEFKQFSDVIEEDVYPTLTLEATLAARVALGGVSPNQVEFALTEAEQRLAKRDTSGVTIRAACLDDIDRIESMVNHWAEKGENLPRDKSDLSHSVGEFVVTELDGKVTGCGSVHIYDTGLAEIRSLGIEPGYEGRGQGSAIVELLVKRSEKLAIKRLFALTRMADFYMKLGFSPASKTTMPEKVLKDCAMFVSEHANGEKALELNYKTSMLLQKEMSKR from the coding sequence ATGGCACTATGGGGCGGACGTTTCAGCCAAGCGGCAGACGTAAAATTTAAATTATTTAATGATTCATTGAAATTCGATTACCGTCTTGCTGAACAAGATATTATTGGTTCAATCGCATGGTCTCATGCTTTGTTGTCAGTTAATGTATTAACGACGGAAGAGCAAAAAAGTATTGAAGCTAGCTTGAATGAATTATTAGTATCAGTGCAAGCCAATCCTGAACAAGTGCTACAGTCAGATGCTGAAGATATCCACTCTTGGGTCGAAGGCCAACTTATTAATAAAGTGGGTGATTTAGGTAAAAAATTACACACAGGTCGTAGCCGTAATGACCAAGTAGCAACTGACTTGAAACTATGGTGTAAAAAAACGACATTAAGCTTAATTACCAATCTAGAGCAATTAGAAGCGAAATTAATCGAATTAGCACGTATTCACCAAGGTGTTATTTTACCTGGTTATACTCATCTCCAACGTGCACAACCAGTGACTTTCTCTCACTGGTGTTTAGCTTACTTAGAAATGTTAGAGCGTGACCATAGCCGTTTAGAAGGTTGTTTAGATCGTATGGATACCTGTCCATTAGGTAGTGGCGCACTTGCAGGTACTGGTTATGCAATGGATCGTACTGTATTAGCACACTCTCTCGGTTTTAAACGTGCAACACGTAATAGTTTAGATTCAGTATCTGACCGTGACCATGTTGTTGAGTTAATGAGTTGTGCCACATTATCAATGGTGCATTTATCACGTATGGCAGAAGACCTTATCTTCTACAACAGTGGTGAAGCAGCCTTTATCGAAATGTCGGATCTTGTGACTTCTGGTTCATCATTAATGCCACAAAAGAAAAACCCTGATGCAATGGAGTTGATCCGTGGTAAATCAGGTCGTGTATTTGGTTCATTAGCGGGTATGTTAATGACACTTAAAGCATTACCTTTGGCTTACAACAAAGATATGCAAGAAGATAAAGAAGGTTTGTTTGATGCGTTAGATACGTGGGGCGATTGTTTAGAAATGGCGTCAATGGCGTTAACTGATCTTAAAGTTAATGAAGAACGCACTAAAGAAGCGGCACAAGGTGGTTATTCAAATGCGACTGAACTGGCTGACTATCTAGTAGCAAAAGGTATTCCTTTCCGTGAAGCTCACCATATTGTTGGCGTAGCTGTTGTTGCAGCCATTGAAAAAGGTGTGCCACTTGAAGACTTGAGCGTTGAAGAGTTCAAACAATTCTCAGATGTGATTGAAGAAGATGTTTACCCAACACTAACATTAGAAGCGACCTTAGCTGCTCGTGTTGCATTAGGTGGAGTTTCTCCTAACCAAGTTGAATTTGCATTAACAGAAGCTGAACAACGTTTGGCAAAACGAGATACATCAGGTGTCACCATTAGAGCGGCATGTTTAGATGATATAGATCGTATTGAATCGATGGTTAATCATTGGGCTGAAAAAGGTGAGAACCTACCAAGAGATAAATCAGATCTATCTCATTCAGTTGGTGAATTTGTGGTAACTGAATTAGATGGAAAAGTAACGGGTTGCGGGTCTGTTCATATTTATGACACAGGTTTGGCTGAAATTCGCTCATTAGGTATAGAGCCTGGTTATGAAGGCCGTGGTCAAGGGAGTGCAATCGTCGAACTGTTAGTTAAACGTTCTGAAAAATTAGCAATTAAACGTTTATTTGCATTAACACGTATGGCTGATTTTTATATGAAGTTAGGGTTTAGTCCTGCAAGTAAAACAACGATGCCAGAAAAAGTACTGAAAGATTGTGCGATGTTTGTCAGTGAGCATGCTAATGGTGAAAAAGCATTAGAGCTAAACTACAAAACAAGTATGTTACTTCAGAAAGAGATGAGTAAAAGGTAA
- a CDS encoding 2OG-Fe dioxygenase family protein: MKNINYDHIKTTVAQPLSNFDSYWPYHVTQDILEGSWSQTSINKRINLAEWQTYLEDLPRDTYVDTRWKRMSWLYLDQAGEINTLDDCPMAQGGSYNDADTMADKLRYYPALETSFLQRDDVQSFIKAWADLWDINPKEPILMQINGIKGNQAIDPLQGQGIHQDGSQFLSILVLSRENVTGGENTLYEDKAGQRQITHATLVPGEIMHVRDNEVFHNISSVQPLNSDVPFERFIIIINCRFNDTFQNRILRQHFPDVVLNQG, from the coding sequence ATGAAAAATATAAATTACGATCATATTAAAACAACCGTGGCACAACCTTTATCAAATTTTGATTCGTACTGGCCATATCATGTGACTCAAGACATTTTGGAAGGTAGTTGGAGTCAAACCAGTATTAACAAGCGTATCAACTTAGCTGAATGGCAAACCTACCTAGAAGATTTACCAAGAGATACCTATGTTGATACTCGTTGGAAAAGAATGTCATGGCTTTATTTGGATCAAGCTGGCGAGATCAATACATTAGATGATTGTCCAATGGCGCAAGGAGGAAGTTATAATGATGCAGATACGATGGCCGATAAATTACGCTATTACCCCGCATTAGAAACCTCTTTCTTGCAACGAGATGATGTGCAATCATTTATAAAAGCTTGGGCAGATCTTTGGGATATTAATCCTAAAGAACCCATTTTAATGCAGATTAATGGTATCAAAGGAAATCAAGCTATCGATCCTTTACAAGGACAAGGCATTCATCAAGATGGTAGTCAATTTTTAAGTATATTAGTCTTAAGTAGAGAAAATGTAACAGGGGGAGAAAATACACTGTATGAAGATAAAGCAGGACAACGTCAAATTACCCATGCGACATTAGTACCAGGTGAAATAATGCATGTTAGAGATAATGAAGTGTTTCATAATATATCGTCAGTACAACCTCTAAATAGTGACGTACCTTTTGAACGGTTTATCATTATCATTAATTGTCGTTTTAACGACACGTTCCAAAATAGAATATTACGTCAGCACTTTCCTGATGTTGTACTTAATCAAGGGTAA
- a CDS encoding gamma carbonic anhydrase family protein: MFPTLRPYKNIHPTIGNDVYIDPFSSIIGDVHLADDVNIWPMCVLRGDVNSIYVGARTNIQDGSVLHVARKGEATVDGYSLTIGEDVTVGHKAMLHACSVGNRVLIGMGAIVLDNACIEDDVILAAGALVPPNKTLASGFLYVGSPAKAARELTEAEFAFLKRSASHYVNLKNEYIEEASK, encoded by the coding sequence ATGTTTCCTACACTACGTCCTTATAAAAATATCCATCCAACTATTGGTAATGATGTTTATATTGACCCATTTTCTTCGATTATTGGTGATGTGCATTTAGCTGATGACGTTAATATCTGGCCAATGTGTGTTTTACGAGGTGATGTTAACTCTATATATGTTGGTGCTCGTACTAATATTCAAGATGGTTCTGTTTTACATGTAGCCAGAAAAGGTGAAGCGACGGTTGATGGCTACTCATTAACTATTGGTGAAGATGTTACTGTTGGCCATAAAGCAATGCTACATGCTTGCTCTGTTGGTAACCGCGTGTTGATTGGTATGGGTGCTATTGTTCTCGATAATGCATGTATTGAAGATGATGTTATCCTTGCAGCCGGTGCTTTGGTACCCCCTAATAAAACGTTGGCTTCTGGATTTTTATATGTAGGCTCTCCAGCAAAAGCTGCTCGTGAGTTAACTGAAGCTGAATTTGCTTTTTTAAAACGCTCCGCAAGCCATTACGTTAATTTAAAAAATGAATATATTGAAGAAGCATCTAAATAG
- a CDS encoding NRAMP family divalent metal transporter: MATASIGGSHLVASTQAGSIFGWQLIWLIIAVNILKYPFFRFGVEYTLATGKSLIEGYQSKGPWFFYSFIVLNIIAAVVNTAGVILLTASLLHYALPIIVPVTVLCWLILAVCLVILLLGHFKALDNVAKLIMLILTVTTVIAFIIAFNNGPMAPADYVGPSPYELAMIGFMVALMGWMPAPIEVSALSSLWLKEKQTQQTITRKQGLLDFNVGYWLTAILALVFFGLGVLIQYGQSSTAVLGGVAFAKQLTDMYAMTIGEWSRPLVSIIAFLCLFGTTLTVLDGYARTLNESHKLLGFKQSKHSLNIWLLLQSFSGMAVILFFKSVLAPMLMFAMTLAFVTTPIFAWLNFRLVRSEASIQHSALLRSLTWLGLLYLIGFAAAFVIWKIL, translated from the coding sequence ATGGCGACAGCTTCTATAGGTGGTTCTCATTTAGTCGCATCAACTCAAGCGGGGTCTATTTTTGGTTGGCAGCTGATTTGGTTAATTATTGCCGTTAATATACTTAAATATCCTTTCTTTCGTTTTGGTGTCGAATATACATTAGCGACAGGTAAAAGCCTGATTGAGGGGTACCAAAGTAAAGGGCCTTGGTTTTTTTATTCGTTTATTGTTTTAAACATCATTGCCGCCGTAGTGAATACTGCTGGTGTTATTTTGTTAACTGCAAGTTTATTGCATTATGCTCTGCCTATTATTGTTCCGGTTACGGTGTTGTGTTGGTTAATACTCGCAGTTTGTTTAGTTATCCTATTACTTGGGCATTTTAAAGCGCTTGATAATGTTGCTAAACTTATTATGTTGATATTAACGGTTACGACTGTGATTGCATTTATTATTGCCTTTAATAACGGCCCTATGGCGCCTGCTGATTACGTAGGTCCATCGCCTTATGAATTAGCTATGATTGGCTTTATGGTTGCGCTAATGGGGTGGATGCCGGCACCTATTGAAGTCTCTGCACTTAGTTCATTATGGTTAAAGGAAAAACAAACACAACAAACCATCACTAGAAAACAGGGCTTACTGGATTTTAATGTTGGCTATTGGTTAACAGCGATTTTGGCATTGGTATTCTTTGGCTTAGGTGTATTAATACAATATGGTCAAAGTAGTACGGCAGTATTAGGTGGCGTTGCATTTGCTAAACAACTGACTGACATGTATGCCATGACGATCGGTGAATGGTCGCGTCCCCTAGTATCGATTATTGCTTTTTTATGTTTATTTGGAACAACCTTAACGGTGCTTGACGGTTATGCGCGTACGCTTAATGAATCGCATAAACTATTAGGCTTTAAGCAATCGAAACACAGTTTGAATATTTGGCTATTGCTACAATCTTTTTCTGGTATGGCGGTTATATTGTTCTTTAAATCGGTTCTTGCGCCAATGTTGATGTTTGCGATGACACTCGCTTTTGTTACGACGCCAATATTTGCATGGCTTAACTTTAGGCTAGTACGTTCAGAAGCGAGTATTCAACATAGTGCATTATTACGTAGTTTAACTTGGTTAGGGTTACTTTATTTAATCGGTTTTGCTGCAGCATTTGTTATATGGAAAATTTTATAA
- a CDS encoding DUF6795 domain-containing protein — protein MSSSKLKRRFIVVVSIAFLSLVSTLVFADMFGFLKKQDVVLSREVHGLLLDNGQPLSNIKVFRVLTYGEEHLDQVVTDENGHFYFPDKIIRSSKPSQMFFNSSLNQHIYAKTDNDDELVLWYARITQAEDSETLTELLSHLVCDIANDAKTYDIPSKEDPSQLFAIYTRCKL, from the coding sequence TTGTCATCATCTAAGTTAAAAAGACGATTCATAGTGGTTGTTTCTATTGCTTTTCTTTCACTCGTCTCAACATTGGTATTTGCAGATATGTTTGGTTTCTTAAAAAAACAGGACGTTGTTTTATCAAGAGAAGTTCATGGGCTTTTACTCGATAATGGACAACCGCTATCTAATATTAAAGTATTTAGAGTGTTAACCTATGGAGAAGAACATTTAGATCAGGTGGTCACAGATGAAAATGGTCATTTCTATTTTCCTGATAAAATTATTCGTAGTTCAAAACCGTCACAAATGTTTTTCAACAGTAGTTTGAATCAACATATTTATGCAAAAACAGATAACGATGATGAACTAGTATTATGGTATGCCAGAATCACCCAAGCTGAGGACAGTGAAACATTGACTGAATTATTAAGCCACTTAGTTTGTGATATTGCTAATGATGCAAAAACTTATGATATACCGTCAAAAGAAGACCCTAGTCAACTCTTTGCCATTTATACTCGATGTAAACTGTAA
- a CDS encoding ABC transporter substrate-binding protein: protein MKINTLTLGLAASLPFTSLANATTVEYWTTQTQSDRLQTIEVMADVFEALNTGIDVKIIAVDENDMPKQIAAAAAANTLPDMIEVGSDLSLAFAEEGIIDVASNTDLVKRIGKQRFYSGALKLVESTTLNEYVSVPYSGWVQGIWYRADWFKEAGLAPPTTWETIEAAAKYFYKPTENQYGILIGTKADNYAEQCYTQFALSNDAGQFNKDGELVFNSKAQKEVLDFYKKLSEYNPPGPQSWRARDYYLQGKLAMFFYSSYILDDIALAEAAASSLSAENFTDLKGAAFDPDLAKNTRLATTITKTSPSSFGTLVGLSVMKNDNKEEVEATKAFIEYMNEKDQVVAYSHMAVGGHLPMLRDIAETDEFLNDPKGIFAQYGKESIKEIVAGFDNIKNFSVVDGKTFPKSGEIFAKQIIPRMIYRATIENENTQVSLDWAEKQMKQVVSE, encoded by the coding sequence ATGAAAATTAATACCTTAACTCTCGGGTTAGCGGCTAGCTTGCCATTTACTAGTTTAGCAAATGCAACAACAGTTGAATATTGGACGACACAAACACAATCAGACAGACTTCAAACCATTGAAGTGATGGCTGATGTTTTCGAAGCGCTTAATACAGGTATTGATGTGAAAATAATTGCAGTCGACGAAAACGACATGCCAAAGCAAATAGCAGCTGCGGCAGCGGCCAATACATTACCGGATATGATTGAAGTAGGTTCTGACCTTTCATTAGCTTTTGCTGAAGAAGGTATTATAGACGTTGCTTCTAATACGGATTTAGTCAAACGAATTGGTAAGCAACGTTTTTATTCTGGTGCACTTAAGTTAGTAGAAAGTACCACGCTTAATGAATACGTTTCTGTTCCTTATAGTGGCTGGGTGCAAGGTATTTGGTATCGTGCCGATTGGTTTAAAGAAGCTGGGTTAGCGCCACCGACTACTTGGGAAACCATTGAAGCAGCTGCAAAGTATTTTTATAAACCAACTGAAAATCAATACGGAATTTTGATTGGTACTAAAGCAGATAATTATGCTGAGCAATGTTATACACAATTTGCATTATCTAATGATGCTGGGCAGTTTAACAAAGATGGTGAGCTTGTTTTTAACTCGAAAGCACAAAAAGAAGTCTTAGACTTTTATAAAAAACTATCGGAATACAATCCTCCTGGACCACAAAGTTGGAGAGCACGAGATTATTACTTACAAGGTAAGTTAGCGATGTTCTTTTACTCATCTTATATTTTAGATGATATCGCGCTTGCAGAAGCCGCTGCTAGTTCATTAAGTGCTGAAAATTTTACTGACCTTAAAGGTGCGGCTTTTGATCCTGATTTAGCAAAAAATACACGCTTAGCCACCACCATCACTAAAACGTCTCCTTCATCATTCGGTACTTTGGTTGGATTGAGTGTGATGAAAAATGACAATAAAGAGGAAGTTGAAGCAACGAAAGCCTTTATTGAATATATGAATGAAAAAGACCAAGTCGTTGCGTATTCACATATGGCGGTTGGCGGACATTTACCAATGTTACGAGATATTGCTGAAACGGATGAGTTTTTAAATGATCCTAAAGGTATTTTTGCGCAATACGGCAAAGAGTCTATTAAGGAAATCGTTGCCGGTTTTGACAATATTAAGAATTTTTCTGTAGTGGATGGAAAAACCTTTCCTAAGTCTGGTGAAATCTTTGCGAAACAAATTATTCCTCGCATGATCTACCGCGCGACTATTGAAAATGAGAACACACAAGTATCGTTAGATTGGGCTGAAAAACAGATGAAACAGGTTGTTTCTGAATAA